One genomic region from Mangifera indica cultivar Alphonso chromosome 17, CATAS_Mindica_2.1, whole genome shotgun sequence encodes:
- the LOC123200526 gene encoding protein REVERSION-TO-ETHYLENE SENSITIVITY1-like — protein MLRGALSTMNIIASYDVEHMSSTSRIQREMRSLNEINPEAARFPCCLVWTPLPVVSWLAPFIGHVGICREDGIILDFSGSNFVNADDFAFGAVARYLQLDHSQCCFPPNPAAHTCNHGYWHTEFGTAITWDDALQSSVHQFEHKTYNLFTCNCHSFVASCLNRLCHGGSMGWNMINVAALVLFKGHWINSMSIIRSFLPFMVVLCIGVLMVGWPFFIGLFSISILLLGWYVFGTYCFKGLIEC, from the exons ATGCTTAGGGGAGCACTTTCTACAATGAATATAATAGCATCTTATGATGTTGAACATATGAGTTCTACATCTAGAATTCAGCGTGAGATGAGGTCACTCAATGAGATTAATCCAGAGGCAGCAAGGTTTCCATGTTGTCTAGTTTGGACTCCACTCCCAGTCGTTTCATGGTTGGCACCTTTCATTGGGCATGTTGGTATTTGCAGGGAGGATGGaattattttggatttttcagGATCCAACTTTGTGAATGCTGATGATTTTGCTTTTGGCGCGGTGGCCAGATATCTTCAGCTTGACCACAGTCAG TGTTGCTTTCCACCAAATCCAGCTGCGCACACATGCAATCATGGTTATTGGCACACAGAATTTGGAACAGCAATCACTTGGGATGACGCTTTACAGTCAAGTGTGCACCAATTTGAACACAAAACTTACAACCTGTTTACATGCAACTGCCACTCCTTCGTCGCAAGTTGTCTGAACAGACTTTGTCATGGTGGATCAATGGGTTGGAACATGATCAATGTGGCGGCTCTAGTACTGTTTAAGGGGCATTGGATCAACAGCATGTCAATCATTCGGTCATTTCTCCCGTTCATGGTGGTGCTCTGCATAGGTGTATTAATGGTGGGCTGGCCATTCTTCATTGGTTTATTCTCAATTTCTATCCTCCTTTTAGGTTGGTATGTATTTGGGACCTATTGCTTCAAAGGCCTGATAGAATGCTAG
- the LOC123200524 gene encoding uncharacterized protein ycf36, protein MAIVLCSSLKPFFSFYPPISLSKPTLHRFKYIIPKTPLLSSFTVRSRNGGSIPPLPETECPVPADQQPINEYQNLSTSFPFSWASGDLVDFCMSLFVVGASFSLLVALPVAWFGTVGAESEPLKRIVGAVSSGVFVVTLAVVRMYLGWAYVGNRLLSATVEYEETGWYDGQVWVKTAEILARDRLLGSFSVKPVLSRLKYTLITLGASLFVCALLLVNLEGGQKGSYLAPSESGDRAIPGVYNDDSAKSFEPDAFCGEPNLS, encoded by the exons ATGGCGATCGTCCTCTGCTCTTCACTAAAACCCTTCTTCTCTTTTTACCCTCCCATCTCCCTCTCAAAACCCACTCTCCACCgcttcaaatatataattccCAAAACACCATTGTTGTCTTCGTTTACAGTAAGAAGCAGAAATGGTGGCAGCATCCCGCCATTACCTGAAACAGAGTGCCCTGTTCCGGCAGATCAGCAGCCCATAAACGAGTACCAAAATCTTTCAACCTCCTTCCCTTTTTCATGGGCTTCGGGTGATTTGGTTGACTTCTGCATGAGTTTGTTCGTTGTTGGCGCCTCGTTTTCTCTTCTTGTTGCTCTTCCAGTGGCCTGGTTTGGTACTGTGGGGGCTGAGTCTGAGCCTTTGAAGAGAATTGTTGGGGCTGTTTCCAGTGGGGTTTTTGTCGTTACTCTTGCTGTTGTTAGGATGTATCTGGGTTGGGCCTACGTGGGAAATAGGTTGCTCAGTGCAACTGTTGAATATGAAGAGACTGGGTGGTACGATGGTCAG GTATGGGTGAAGACTGCTGAAATTTTGGCTCGTGACCGGCTTCTCGGTTCATTTTCA GTGAAGCCTGTGCTGAGCAGATTGAAGTATACTCTTATAACACTCGGAGCCTCACTATTTGTTTGTGCTCTTCTTCTCGTAAATTTGGAGGGAGGTCAAAAGGGATCCTATTTAGCACCCTCAGAATCCGGGGACAGAGCCATTCCTGGTGTTTACAACGATGATTCTGCGAAATCATTTGAGCCAGATGCATTCTGTGGTGAACCCAATCTTTCCTGA
- the LOC123200633 gene encoding serine/threonine-protein kinase EDR1 isoform X2, with product MSKVKHLLRKLHIGGGFNEHQRLVETRPVLNPSINPSPNPSPSASSSGSGTLGRTGAESAVGDRTEGESGIDYNLLEEEFQVQLALAISASHPDVREEAESVQIDTAKRMSLGCRSASVTETDALVEFLSLRYWSYNAVNYDEKLVDGFYDVYGITSNSVTQGKMPLLVDLQALSLSGNSDYEVILVNRLIDPKLQELEKRVYNLSVECQLCDLGPILSGLIQKIADIVVERMGGPVGDADEICRRWISRRFKLRNLLNTNILPLGCLDVGLSRHRALLFKVLADRIGLPCMLVKGSCYTGTDDGAVNLIRIDNGCEYIIDLMGAPGTLIPAEVPSSYLQNAGLDARGFPDHTETSGISQLVLDKRNEPVSPTLDSIPEIGSSMSEDAIIVANEPLPTNPTGVYTAHFNSPGVGAKALHDKQTHGSPFPPATELCQRDPENDLVSDCRVVERIFNYTDMHTESTLESMKMNNGGLPITCNGHSDKIKPLLMEVAEWEIPWEDLQIGERIGIGSYGEVYRADWHGTEVAVKKFLDQDFSGDALMQFKCEVDIMLRLRHPNVVLFMGAVTHPPHFSILTEFLPRGSLYRLLHRPNPLLDEKRRMRMALDVAKGMNCLHTSHPTIVHRDLKSPNLLVDKNWVVKVCDFGLSRKKHHTFLSSKSTAGTPEWMAPEVLRNERANEKCDVYSFGVILWELATLGIPWKGLNPMQVVGAVGFQNRRLEIPEDVDPVVAQIICDCWQTEPHLRPSFADLMSRLRRLQRLCVDRSNSIDELQES from the exons ATGTCGAAAGTGAAGCATCTGCTAAGAAAACTCCACATCGGCGGCGGGTTTAATGAGCACCAAAGGCTGGTTGAGACCCGGCCCGTGTTGAATCCGAGCATTAACCCGAGTCCGAACCCATCTCCGTCGGCTTCGTCTTCCGGTTCGGGAACATTGGGGAGAACCGGAGCGGAGTCGGCGGTTGGTGATCGTACTGAAGGGGAAAGTGgaattgattataatttattggAAGAAGAGTTTCAGGTACAGCTGGCTTTAGCGATTAGCGCGTCGCATCCAGACGTGAGAGAGGAGGCTGAATCGGTTCAGATCGACACTGCTAAGCGGATGAGCCTTGGTTGCCGCTCGGCTTCAGTCACTGAAACTGATGCTCTCGTCGAGTTTCTATCGCTTCGATATTGG AGCTATAATGCTGTAAATTATGATGAAAAACTTGTGGATGGGTTTTATGACGTATATGGAATTACCTCAAATTCAGTTACACAAGGGAAGATGCCATTGTTGGTGGATCTCCAAGCATTATCCCTTTCGGGTAACTCTGATTACGAAGTTATTTTGGTAAACCGGCTGATTGATCCTAAACTTCAAGAGCTTGAGAAAAGAGTGTATAATTTATCAGTAGAGTGCCAACTTTGTGATCTTGGTCCAATTTTAAGTGGCTTGATTCAGAAAATTGCTGATATTGTTGTTGAGAGAATGGGTGGTCCTGTTGGTGATGCTGATGAAATTTGTAGAAGGTGGATCTCAAGACGTTTCAAGTTAAGGAATCTTCTGAATACAAACATTCTTCCCCTTGGTTGTCTTGACGTTGGACTTTCACGACACAGGGCCCTTCTTTTCAag GTGCTAGCTGATAGAATCGGTCTTCCATGTATGTTGGTCAAAGGAAGCTGCTATACTGGCACTGATGATGGAGCTGTGAACTTGATCAGAATTGATAATGGATG TGAATACATTATTGATCTAATGGGTGCACCTGGCACATTAATTCCTGCTGAGGTACCCAGCAGTTATCTCCAAAATGCTGGATTAGATGCAAGGGGTTTCCCTGATCATACTGAAACCTCTGGAATTTCTCAATTGGTGCTTGACAAACGAAATGAACCTGTTTCACCTACCCTGGATAGTATCCCAGAAATTGGCAGCTCAATGTCAGAGGATGCTATAATTGTAG CTAATGAACCATTACCAACCAATCCTACAGGTGTATATACTGCTCATTTTAACTCCCCTGGAGTTGGTGCCAAAGCTTTGCATGATAAACAAACTCATGGATCTCCCTTTCCTCCCGCAACTGAGTTATGTCAAAGGGACCCTGAAAATGACTTGGTCAGTGATTGTAGGGTGGTGGAAAGGATTTTCAATTACACTGATATGCATACAGAATCTACTCTGGAGTCAATGAAAATGAACAACGGTGGCCTGCCTATCACTTGCAATGGTCACAGTGACAAAATTAAACCATTGTTGATGGAGGTTGCAGAATGGGAAATTCCATGGGAGGATCTTCAGATTGGTGAACGCATTGGGATTG GCTCATATGGTGAGGTCTACCGTGCAGATTGGCATGGCACT GAAGTTGCTGTGAAGAAGTTCTTGGATCAAGATTTCTCTGGTGATGCATTGATGCAGTTTAAATGTGAA GTTGATATCATGTTGAGGTTGAGACATCCCAATGTTGTCCTTTTCATGGGAGCAGTTACCCACCCTCCTCATTTCTCAATACTGACAGAGTTCCTTCCAAG AGGGAGTTTATATAGGCTACTTCATCGTCCCAATCCCCTACTTGATGAAAAGAGGCGAATGCGAATGGCTCTCGATGTG GCCAAGGGAATGAATTGCTTGCACACAAGCCATCCTACTATAGTGCATCGAGATTTAAAATCTCCAAACCTTCTTGTCGATAAGAACTGGGTTGTTAAG GTTTGTGACTTTGGGTTGTCACGCAAGAAGCACCAcacttttctttcttcaaaatctaCTGCTGGAACG CCAGAATGGATGGCGCCAGAAGTTTTACGGAATGAACGGGCCAATGAGAA ATGTGATGTGTACAGCTTTGGTGTAATATTGTGGGAGCTGGCTACCTTAGGAATTCCCTGGAAAGGTTTGAACCCAATGCAGGTAGTTGGAGCTGTTGGTTTCCAAAATAGACGTCTTGAAATTCCAGAGGACGTTGATCCAGTAGTTGCCCAGATAATATGTGATTGTTGGCAAAC GGAGCCACATTTACGGCCGTCTTTTGCAGATCTAATGTCCCGTCTGCGACGCCTTCAACGTCTGTGTGTAGATAGATCGAATTCTATAGATGAACTGCAAGAGTCATGA
- the LOC123200633 gene encoding probable serine/threonine-protein kinase SIS8 isoform X1, whose translation MSKVKHLLRKLHIGGGFNEHQRLVETRPVLNPSINPSPNPSPSASSSGSGTLGRTGAESAVGDRTEGESGIDYNLLEEEFQVQLALAISASHPDVREEAESVQIDTAKRMSLGCRSASVTETDALVEFLSLRYWSYNAVNYDEKLVDGFYDVYGITSNSVTQGKMPLLVDLQALSLSGNSDYEVILVNRLIDPKLQELEKRVYNLSVECQLCDLGPILSGLIQKIADIVVERMGGPVGDADEICRRWISRRFKLRNLLNTNILPLGCLDVGLSRHRALLFKVLADRIGLPCMLVKGSCYTGTDDGAVNLIRIDNGCEYIIDLMGAPGTLIPAEVPSSYLQNAGLDARGFPDHTETSGISQLVLDKRNEPVSPTLDSIPEIGSSMSEDAIIVGKQTKDELYFADKKQTQRFEQEFGNLSPSLRKMSDNSASTYVQKKKVKNVSKYVISAAKNPGEQKVVHVASGKNVHNHAHCHSDKVLSSCERFLSSVGAESSNGLDYANKHKQQTEWFAEHQIKLEPNVIKSELSLSSVTNDGFVLVGNGANEPLPTNPTGVYTAHFNSPGVGAKALHDKQTHGSPFPPATELCQRDPENDLVSDCRVVERIFNYTDMHTESTLESMKMNNGGLPITCNGHSDKIKPLLMEVAEWEIPWEDLQIGERIGIGSYGEVYRADWHGTEVAVKKFLDQDFSGDALMQFKCEVDIMLRLRHPNVVLFMGAVTHPPHFSILTEFLPRGSLYRLLHRPNPLLDEKRRMRMALDVAKGMNCLHTSHPTIVHRDLKSPNLLVDKNWVVKVCDFGLSRKKHHTFLSSKSTAGTPEWMAPEVLRNERANEKCDVYSFGVILWELATLGIPWKGLNPMQVVGAVGFQNRRLEIPEDVDPVVAQIICDCWQTEPHLRPSFADLMSRLRRLQRLCVDRSNSIDELQES comes from the exons ATGTCGAAAGTGAAGCATCTGCTAAGAAAACTCCACATCGGCGGCGGGTTTAATGAGCACCAAAGGCTGGTTGAGACCCGGCCCGTGTTGAATCCGAGCATTAACCCGAGTCCGAACCCATCTCCGTCGGCTTCGTCTTCCGGTTCGGGAACATTGGGGAGAACCGGAGCGGAGTCGGCGGTTGGTGATCGTACTGAAGGGGAAAGTGgaattgattataatttattggAAGAAGAGTTTCAGGTACAGCTGGCTTTAGCGATTAGCGCGTCGCATCCAGACGTGAGAGAGGAGGCTGAATCGGTTCAGATCGACACTGCTAAGCGGATGAGCCTTGGTTGCCGCTCGGCTTCAGTCACTGAAACTGATGCTCTCGTCGAGTTTCTATCGCTTCGATATTGG AGCTATAATGCTGTAAATTATGATGAAAAACTTGTGGATGGGTTTTATGACGTATATGGAATTACCTCAAATTCAGTTACACAAGGGAAGATGCCATTGTTGGTGGATCTCCAAGCATTATCCCTTTCGGGTAACTCTGATTACGAAGTTATTTTGGTAAACCGGCTGATTGATCCTAAACTTCAAGAGCTTGAGAAAAGAGTGTATAATTTATCAGTAGAGTGCCAACTTTGTGATCTTGGTCCAATTTTAAGTGGCTTGATTCAGAAAATTGCTGATATTGTTGTTGAGAGAATGGGTGGTCCTGTTGGTGATGCTGATGAAATTTGTAGAAGGTGGATCTCAAGACGTTTCAAGTTAAGGAATCTTCTGAATACAAACATTCTTCCCCTTGGTTGTCTTGACGTTGGACTTTCACGACACAGGGCCCTTCTTTTCAag GTGCTAGCTGATAGAATCGGTCTTCCATGTATGTTGGTCAAAGGAAGCTGCTATACTGGCACTGATGATGGAGCTGTGAACTTGATCAGAATTGATAATGGATG TGAATACATTATTGATCTAATGGGTGCACCTGGCACATTAATTCCTGCTGAGGTACCCAGCAGTTATCTCCAAAATGCTGGATTAGATGCAAGGGGTTTCCCTGATCATACTGAAACCTCTGGAATTTCTCAATTGGTGCTTGACAAACGAAATGAACCTGTTTCACCTACCCTGGATAGTATCCCAGAAATTGGCAGCTCAATGTCAGAGGATGCTATAATTGTAGGTAAGCAGACAAAGGATGAGTTATACTTTGCTGATAAAAAACAAACCCAGAGATTTGAGCAAGAGTTTGGGAATCTTTCTCCCTCATTACGTAAGATGAGTGACAACTCAGCCAGCACTTATGTGCAAAAGaagaaagttaaaaatgttTCCAAATATGTCATTAGTGCAGCCAAGAACCCAGGTGAACAGAAGGTGGTCCATGTAGCGAGTGGAAAAAATGTACATAATCATGCTCACTGCCATTCAGATAAAGTTTTGTCAAGTTGTGAAAGGTTTTTATCCTCAGTTGGAGCGGAATCATCTAATGGTCTAGATTATGCTAATAAACATAAACAGCAAACTGAGTGGTTTGCTGAACACCAAATAAAACTGGAACCAAATGTCATTAAATCTGAACTTTCTTTGTCCTCTGTAACAAATGATGGATTTGTTCTTGTTGGCAATGGAGCTAATGAACCATTACCAACCAATCCTACAGGTGTATATACTGCTCATTTTAACTCCCCTGGAGTTGGTGCCAAAGCTTTGCATGATAAACAAACTCATGGATCTCCCTTTCCTCCCGCAACTGAGTTATGTCAAAGGGACCCTGAAAATGACTTGGTCAGTGATTGTAGGGTGGTGGAAAGGATTTTCAATTACACTGATATGCATACAGAATCTACTCTGGAGTCAATGAAAATGAACAACGGTGGCCTGCCTATCACTTGCAATGGTCACAGTGACAAAATTAAACCATTGTTGATGGAGGTTGCAGAATGGGAAATTCCATGGGAGGATCTTCAGATTGGTGAACGCATTGGGATTG GCTCATATGGTGAGGTCTACCGTGCAGATTGGCATGGCACT GAAGTTGCTGTGAAGAAGTTCTTGGATCAAGATTTCTCTGGTGATGCATTGATGCAGTTTAAATGTGAA GTTGATATCATGTTGAGGTTGAGACATCCCAATGTTGTCCTTTTCATGGGAGCAGTTACCCACCCTCCTCATTTCTCAATACTGACAGAGTTCCTTCCAAG AGGGAGTTTATATAGGCTACTTCATCGTCCCAATCCCCTACTTGATGAAAAGAGGCGAATGCGAATGGCTCTCGATGTG GCCAAGGGAATGAATTGCTTGCACACAAGCCATCCTACTATAGTGCATCGAGATTTAAAATCTCCAAACCTTCTTGTCGATAAGAACTGGGTTGTTAAG GTTTGTGACTTTGGGTTGTCACGCAAGAAGCACCAcacttttctttcttcaaaatctaCTGCTGGAACG CCAGAATGGATGGCGCCAGAAGTTTTACGGAATGAACGGGCCAATGAGAA ATGTGATGTGTACAGCTTTGGTGTAATATTGTGGGAGCTGGCTACCTTAGGAATTCCCTGGAAAGGTTTGAACCCAATGCAGGTAGTTGGAGCTGTTGGTTTCCAAAATAGACGTCTTGAAATTCCAGAGGACGTTGATCCAGTAGTTGCCCAGATAATATGTGATTGTTGGCAAAC GGAGCCACATTTACGGCCGTCTTTTGCAGATCTAATGTCCCGTCTGCGACGCCTTCAACGTCTGTGTGTAGATAGATCGAATTCTATAGATGAACTGCAAGAGTCATGA
- the LOC123200633 gene encoding serine/threonine-protein kinase EDR1 isoform X3 — translation MSKVKHLLRKLHIGGGFNEHQRLVETRPVLNPSINPSPNPSPSASSSGSGTLGRTGAESAVGDRTEGESGIDYNLLEEEFQVQLALAISASHPDVREEAESVQIDTAKRMSLGCRSASVTETDALVEFLSLRYWSYNAVNYDEKLVDGFYDVYGITSNSVTQGKMPLLVDLQALSLSGNSDYEVILVNRLIDPKLQELEKRVYNLSVECQLCDLGPILSGLIQKIADIVVERMGGPVGDADEICRRWISRRFKLRNLLNTNILPLGCLDVGLSRHRALLFKVLADRIGLPCMLVKGSCYTGTDDGAVNLIRIDNGCEYIIDLMGAPGTLIPAEVPSSYLQNAGLDARGFPDHTETSGISQLVLDKRNEPVSPTLDSIPEIGSSMSEDAIIVGVYTAHFNSPGVGAKALHDKQTHGSPFPPATELCQRDPENDLVSDCRVVERIFNYTDMHTESTLESMKMNNGGLPITCNGHSDKIKPLLMEVAEWEIPWEDLQIGERIGIGSYGEVYRADWHGTEVAVKKFLDQDFSGDALMQFKCEVDIMLRLRHPNVVLFMGAVTHPPHFSILTEFLPRGSLYRLLHRPNPLLDEKRRMRMALDVAKGMNCLHTSHPTIVHRDLKSPNLLVDKNWVVKVCDFGLSRKKHHTFLSSKSTAGTPEWMAPEVLRNERANEKCDVYSFGVILWELATLGIPWKGLNPMQVVGAVGFQNRRLEIPEDVDPVVAQIICDCWQTEPHLRPSFADLMSRLRRLQRLCVDRSNSIDELQES, via the exons ATGTCGAAAGTGAAGCATCTGCTAAGAAAACTCCACATCGGCGGCGGGTTTAATGAGCACCAAAGGCTGGTTGAGACCCGGCCCGTGTTGAATCCGAGCATTAACCCGAGTCCGAACCCATCTCCGTCGGCTTCGTCTTCCGGTTCGGGAACATTGGGGAGAACCGGAGCGGAGTCGGCGGTTGGTGATCGTACTGAAGGGGAAAGTGgaattgattataatttattggAAGAAGAGTTTCAGGTACAGCTGGCTTTAGCGATTAGCGCGTCGCATCCAGACGTGAGAGAGGAGGCTGAATCGGTTCAGATCGACACTGCTAAGCGGATGAGCCTTGGTTGCCGCTCGGCTTCAGTCACTGAAACTGATGCTCTCGTCGAGTTTCTATCGCTTCGATATTGG AGCTATAATGCTGTAAATTATGATGAAAAACTTGTGGATGGGTTTTATGACGTATATGGAATTACCTCAAATTCAGTTACACAAGGGAAGATGCCATTGTTGGTGGATCTCCAAGCATTATCCCTTTCGGGTAACTCTGATTACGAAGTTATTTTGGTAAACCGGCTGATTGATCCTAAACTTCAAGAGCTTGAGAAAAGAGTGTATAATTTATCAGTAGAGTGCCAACTTTGTGATCTTGGTCCAATTTTAAGTGGCTTGATTCAGAAAATTGCTGATATTGTTGTTGAGAGAATGGGTGGTCCTGTTGGTGATGCTGATGAAATTTGTAGAAGGTGGATCTCAAGACGTTTCAAGTTAAGGAATCTTCTGAATACAAACATTCTTCCCCTTGGTTGTCTTGACGTTGGACTTTCACGACACAGGGCCCTTCTTTTCAag GTGCTAGCTGATAGAATCGGTCTTCCATGTATGTTGGTCAAAGGAAGCTGCTATACTGGCACTGATGATGGAGCTGTGAACTTGATCAGAATTGATAATGGATG TGAATACATTATTGATCTAATGGGTGCACCTGGCACATTAATTCCTGCTGAGGTACCCAGCAGTTATCTCCAAAATGCTGGATTAGATGCAAGGGGTTTCCCTGATCATACTGAAACCTCTGGAATTTCTCAATTGGTGCTTGACAAACGAAATGAACCTGTTTCACCTACCCTGGATAGTATCCCAGAAATTGGCAGCTCAATGTCAGAGGATGCTATAATTGTAG GTGTATATACTGCTCATTTTAACTCCCCTGGAGTTGGTGCCAAAGCTTTGCATGATAAACAAACTCATGGATCTCCCTTTCCTCCCGCAACTGAGTTATGTCAAAGGGACCCTGAAAATGACTTGGTCAGTGATTGTAGGGTGGTGGAAAGGATTTTCAATTACACTGATATGCATACAGAATCTACTCTGGAGTCAATGAAAATGAACAACGGTGGCCTGCCTATCACTTGCAATGGTCACAGTGACAAAATTAAACCATTGTTGATGGAGGTTGCAGAATGGGAAATTCCATGGGAGGATCTTCAGATTGGTGAACGCATTGGGATTG GCTCATATGGTGAGGTCTACCGTGCAGATTGGCATGGCACT GAAGTTGCTGTGAAGAAGTTCTTGGATCAAGATTTCTCTGGTGATGCATTGATGCAGTTTAAATGTGAA GTTGATATCATGTTGAGGTTGAGACATCCCAATGTTGTCCTTTTCATGGGAGCAGTTACCCACCCTCCTCATTTCTCAATACTGACAGAGTTCCTTCCAAG AGGGAGTTTATATAGGCTACTTCATCGTCCCAATCCCCTACTTGATGAAAAGAGGCGAATGCGAATGGCTCTCGATGTG GCCAAGGGAATGAATTGCTTGCACACAAGCCATCCTACTATAGTGCATCGAGATTTAAAATCTCCAAACCTTCTTGTCGATAAGAACTGGGTTGTTAAG GTTTGTGACTTTGGGTTGTCACGCAAGAAGCACCAcacttttctttcttcaaaatctaCTGCTGGAACG CCAGAATGGATGGCGCCAGAAGTTTTACGGAATGAACGGGCCAATGAGAA ATGTGATGTGTACAGCTTTGGTGTAATATTGTGGGAGCTGGCTACCTTAGGAATTCCCTGGAAAGGTTTGAACCCAATGCAGGTAGTTGGAGCTGTTGGTTTCCAAAATAGACGTCTTGAAATTCCAGAGGACGTTGATCCAGTAGTTGCCCAGATAATATGTGATTGTTGGCAAAC GGAGCCACATTTACGGCCGTCTTTTGCAGATCTAATGTCCCGTCTGCGACGCCTTCAACGTCTGTGTGTAGATAGATCGAATTCTATAGATGAACTGCAAGAGTCATGA